A window of Ranitomeya variabilis isolate aRanVar5 chromosome 2, aRanVar5.hap1, whole genome shotgun sequence contains these coding sequences:
- the LOC143805182 gene encoding vacuolar fusion protein MON1 homolog B-like isoform X6: MADLLDQTENETSDDHQTLPSPLDVQPLDTRPKSSDEGCPHDASVLSHGPRDDPHRGPLQEGMDVTDAQRSEGSLEDSTRGTAEETAQVSIGLMEGPETLNVVDHDTATVNEVGGLDIRDCLQQSCMSAAEDVEGENGGMVYDGSQPPQALQTIGEEPSCKESAECNDTGQTHKKSLKYNNTEASADETKLSDLVVADPGQSRVAGDHDDEHKELTDNVLEDSGDFPGVSSVVAGVTSDASPPTTPVQRDEDVTAESWRTKRKHVFVLSEAGKPIYSRYGNEEALSSTMGVMMALVSFVQSGNNAIRSIHSDKQKVVFLQQGPLVLVSVSRAPQSEEQLRKELQYVYYQIISMLTQASVARIFERKKNYDLRRLLTGSEKILDSLLDLLDTDPGFLLGAVQCVALPSPLRDSLSSILTKAITPNLVFSILVAEQQLVTVVQERAVIEDCRLDPADLQLLLNLIGASSAFQAVCLVLLSTDKESFYAVSGCKRKIQEAMEAQNSLQALAGALCCRSYSASLVGVPELLHFVYKPLDIPETYQQLPQFTSPEPDGPYTSEEERQRLFDLYRYLHCRIHSSARPLRLIYHVAEKETLLAWVTSKFELYTAFSSLVTKVGAINVITKLLRWIKREEDRLFIRYPPKYSTTPVPGKGVKSSRTDRTDPSQNGFFTGL, translated from the exons aTCTCCTGGATCAAACAGAAAATGAGACCAGCGATGACCATCAAACTTTACCGTCACCACTTGATGTCCAGCCCTTGGACACACGGCCAAAGAGCTCAGATGAGGGATGTCCTCATGATGCATCTGTTCTGTCACATGGTCCCAGAGACGATCCCCATCGTGGTCCCTTACAGGAGGGCATGGATGTCACCGATGCACAACGCTCTGAGGGTTctctggaggacagcaccaggggaaCTGCAGAAGAGACAGCACAGGTTTCCATAGGCTTAATGGAAGGACCAGAAACCTTGAATGTGGTGGACCATGACACTGCTACTGTAAATGAGGTGGGGGGATTAGATATACGTGATTGTTTACAGCAAAGCTGTATGTCGGCTGCAGAAGATGTAGAAGGCGAGAATGGTGGCATGGTATATGACGGCAGCCAGCCACCACAGGCCCTGCAAACTATTGGTGAAGAGCCATCATGCAAAGAATCAGCAGAATGCAATGACACTGGGCAGACACACAAAAAGAGCCTTAAGTATAACAATACAGAGGCTTCTGCGGATGAGACCAAACTAAGTGATCTTGTGGTTGCCGACCCTGGACAATCTAGAGTTGCTGGCGACCATGATGATGAGCACAAAGAACTAACAGATAATGTGTTGGAGGACTCTGGGGATTTTCCTGGTGTCTCCTCAGTGGTGGCAGGAGTGACATCAGATGCTTCTCCACCTACTACCCCTGTTCAGCGAGATGAGGATGTGACCGCAGAGAGTTGGCGCACAAAACGGAAGCACGTGTTTGTCCTGAGCGAGGCAGGAAAGCCGATTTACTCCCGCTATGGCAATGAGGAGGCCCTGTCCTCCACCATGGGAGTAATGATGGCGCTGGTCAGTTTTGTTCAGAGTGGAAATAACGCCATCCGCTCCATCCATTCTG ACAAGCAGAAAGTGGTGTTCCTGCAGCAGGGCCCCTTGGTGTTAGTGTCTGTGTCGCGGGCCCCTCAGTCGGAGGAGCAGCTGAGGAAGGAGCTGCAGTACGTTTATTACCAGATAATCAGCATGCTCACACAGGCAAGTGTGGCTCGGATATTTGAGCGCAAGAAGAATTACGATTTGCGTCGTCTTCTCACCGGCTCTGAAAAGATCCTGGATAGCCTATTGGACTTGCTGGATACTGACCCTGGCTTCCTCCTTGGGGCAGTACAGTGCGTTGCCTTGCCAAGCCCGCTGCGGGACTCCCTGAGCTCCATTCTAACTAAAGCCATCACTCCCAATTTAGTGTTCTCCATCTTAGTGGCAGAGCAGCAGCTTGTGACTGTGGTGCAGGAGCGGGCAGTGATTGAGGATTGCCGTCTGGACCCTGCAGACCTCCAGCTGCTGCTGAACCTCATCGGAGCGTCTTCTGCCTTTCAGGCAG TGTGTTTGGTGCTACTATCCACGGATAAAGAGTCTTTCTACGCCGTGTCTGGCTGTAAGAGAAAGATCCAGGAAGCCATGGAAGCACAGAACTCTCTACAGGCATTGGCTGGGGCCCTCTGCTGCCGCTCATATAGTGCCTCTCTCGTAGGGGTCCCTGAGCTCTTACATTTTGTGTACAAGCCCCTTGACATCCCTGAAACCTACCAACAGCTTCCACAATTTACCAG CCCTGAACCCGACGGCCCATACACCAGTGAGGAGGAAAGACAGCGGCTCTTTGATCTGTACCGGTATCTGCACTGCCGCATCCACAGCTCAGCCAGACCCTTACGGCTCATTTACCACGTGGCAGAAAAGGAGACGCTGCTAGCCTGG GTCACCAGTAAGTTTGAGCTCTACACGGCGTTCAGCTCTTTAGTGACTAAGGTGGGTGCAATAAATGTCATAACCAAGCTGCTCCGCTGGATCAAAAGGGAGGAAGATCGTCTGTTCATACGTTACCCTCCAAAATACTCCACAACCCCTGTCCctgggaaaggggttaaatcaagtCGGACAGATAGGACTGACCCTTCTCAGAATGGCTTCTTCACTGGCCTGTAG
- the LOC143805182 gene encoding vacuolar fusion protein MON1 homolog B-like isoform X5: MAGAGRDVGVMAEEAPNPAQREKGELETDLLDQTENETSDDHQTLPSPLDVQPLDTRPKSSDEGCPHDASVLSHGPRDDPHRGPLQEGMDVTDAQRSEGSLEDSTRGTAEETAQVSIGLMEGPETLNVVDHDTATVNEVGGLDIRDCLQQSCMSAAEDVEGENGGMVYDGSQPPQALQTIGEEPSCKESAECNDTGQTHKKSLKYNNTEASADETKLSDLVVADPGQSRVAGDHDDEHKELTDNVLEDSGDFPGVSSVVAGVTSDASPPTTPVQRDEDVTAESWRTKRKHVFVLSEAGKPIYSRYGNEEALSSTMGVMMALVSFVQSGNNAIRSIHSDKQKVVFLQQGPLVLVSVSRAPQSEEQLRKELQYVYYQIISMLTQASVARIFERKKNYDLRRLLTGSEKILDSLLDLLDTDPGFLLGAVQCVALPSPLRDSLSSILTKAITPNLVFSILVAEQQLVTVVQERAVIEDCRLDPADLQLLLNLIGASSAFQAVCLVLLSTDKESFYAVSGCKRKIQEAMEAQNSLQALAGALCCRSYSASLVGVPELLHFVYKPLDIPETYQQLPQFTSPEPDGPYTSEEERQRLFDLYRYLHCRIHSSARPLRLIYHVAEKETLLAWVTSKFELYTAFSSLVTKVGAINVITKLLRWIKREEDRLFIRYPPKYSTTPVPGKGVKSSRTDRTDPSQNGFFTGL, from the exons GTGCCGGCAGAGATGTGGGGGTGATGGCCGAAGAAGCACCTAATCCGGCCCAACGAGAAAAAGGGGAGCTGGAGACTG aTCTCCTGGATCAAACAGAAAATGAGACCAGCGATGACCATCAAACTTTACCGTCACCACTTGATGTCCAGCCCTTGGACACACGGCCAAAGAGCTCAGATGAGGGATGTCCTCATGATGCATCTGTTCTGTCACATGGTCCCAGAGACGATCCCCATCGTGGTCCCTTACAGGAGGGCATGGATGTCACCGATGCACAACGCTCTGAGGGTTctctggaggacagcaccaggggaaCTGCAGAAGAGACAGCACAGGTTTCCATAGGCTTAATGGAAGGACCAGAAACCTTGAATGTGGTGGACCATGACACTGCTACTGTAAATGAGGTGGGGGGATTAGATATACGTGATTGTTTACAGCAAAGCTGTATGTCGGCTGCAGAAGATGTAGAAGGCGAGAATGGTGGCATGGTATATGACGGCAGCCAGCCACCACAGGCCCTGCAAACTATTGGTGAAGAGCCATCATGCAAAGAATCAGCAGAATGCAATGACACTGGGCAGACACACAAAAAGAGCCTTAAGTATAACAATACAGAGGCTTCTGCGGATGAGACCAAACTAAGTGATCTTGTGGTTGCCGACCCTGGACAATCTAGAGTTGCTGGCGACCATGATGATGAGCACAAAGAACTAACAGATAATGTGTTGGAGGACTCTGGGGATTTTCCTGGTGTCTCCTCAGTGGTGGCAGGAGTGACATCAGATGCTTCTCCACCTACTACCCCTGTTCAGCGAGATGAGGATGTGACCGCAGAGAGTTGGCGCACAAAACGGAAGCACGTGTTTGTCCTGAGCGAGGCAGGAAAGCCGATTTACTCCCGCTATGGCAATGAGGAGGCCCTGTCCTCCACCATGGGAGTAATGATGGCGCTGGTCAGTTTTGTTCAGAGTGGAAATAACGCCATCCGCTCCATCCATTCTG ACAAGCAGAAAGTGGTGTTCCTGCAGCAGGGCCCCTTGGTGTTAGTGTCTGTGTCGCGGGCCCCTCAGTCGGAGGAGCAGCTGAGGAAGGAGCTGCAGTACGTTTATTACCAGATAATCAGCATGCTCACACAGGCAAGTGTGGCTCGGATATTTGAGCGCAAGAAGAATTACGATTTGCGTCGTCTTCTCACCGGCTCTGAAAAGATCCTGGATAGCCTATTGGACTTGCTGGATACTGACCCTGGCTTCCTCCTTGGGGCAGTACAGTGCGTTGCCTTGCCAAGCCCGCTGCGGGACTCCCTGAGCTCCATTCTAACTAAAGCCATCACTCCCAATTTAGTGTTCTCCATCTTAGTGGCAGAGCAGCAGCTTGTGACTGTGGTGCAGGAGCGGGCAGTGATTGAGGATTGCCGTCTGGACCCTGCAGACCTCCAGCTGCTGCTGAACCTCATCGGAGCGTCTTCTGCCTTTCAGGCAG TGTGTTTGGTGCTACTATCCACGGATAAAGAGTCTTTCTACGCCGTGTCTGGCTGTAAGAGAAAGATCCAGGAAGCCATGGAAGCACAGAACTCTCTACAGGCATTGGCTGGGGCCCTCTGCTGCCGCTCATATAGTGCCTCTCTCGTAGGGGTCCCTGAGCTCTTACATTTTGTGTACAAGCCCCTTGACATCCCTGAAACCTACCAACAGCTTCCACAATTTACCAG CCCTGAACCCGACGGCCCATACACCAGTGAGGAGGAAAGACAGCGGCTCTTTGATCTGTACCGGTATCTGCACTGCCGCATCCACAGCTCAGCCAGACCCTTACGGCTCATTTACCACGTGGCAGAAAAGGAGACGCTGCTAGCCTGG GTCACCAGTAAGTTTGAGCTCTACACGGCGTTCAGCTCTTTAGTGACTAAGGTGGGTGCAATAAATGTCATAACCAAGCTGCTCCGCTGGATCAAAAGGGAGGAAGATCGTCTGTTCATACGTTACCCTCCAAAATACTCCACAACCCCTGTCCctgggaaaggggttaaatcaagtCGGACAGATAGGACTGACCCTTCTCAGAATGGCTTCTTCACTGGCCTGTAG
- the LOC143805182 gene encoding vacuolar fusion protein MON1 homolog B-like isoform X1, translating to MAGAGRDVGVMAEEAPNPAQREKGELETDLLDQTENETSDDHQTLPSPLDVQPLDTRPKSSDEGCPHDASVLSHGPRDDPHRGPLQEGMDVTDAQRSEGSLEDSTRGTAEETAQVSIGLMEGPETLNVVDHDTATVNEVGGLDIRDCLQQSCMSAAEDVEGENGGMVYDGSQPPQALQTIGEEPSCKESAECNDTGQTHKKSLKYNNTEASADETKLSDLVVADPGQSRVAGDHDDEHKELTDNVLEDSGDFPGVSSVVAGVTSDASPPTTPVQRDEDVTAESWRTKRKHVFVLSEAGKPIYSRYGNEEALSSTMGVMMALVSFVQSGNNAIRSIHSDKQKVVFLQQGPLVLVSVSRAPQSEEQLRKELQYVYYQIISMLTQASVARIFERKKNYDLRRLLTGSEKILDSLLDLLDTDPGFLLGAVQCVALPSPLRDSLSSILTKAITPNLVFSILVAEQQLVTVVQERAVIEDCRLDPADLQLLLNLIGASSAFQAGEIWTPICLPRFNPDGYFYAYISYLDPNCTVCLVLLSTDKESFYAVSGCKRKIQEAMEAQNSLQALAGALCCRSYSASLVGVPELLHFVYKPLDIPETYQQLPQFTSPEPDGPYTSEEERQRLFDLYRYLHCRIHSSARPLRLIYHVAEKETLLAWVTSKFELYTAFSSLVTKVGAINVITKLLRWIKREEDRLFIRYPPKYSTTPVPGKGVKSSRTDRTDPSQNGFFTGL from the exons GTGCCGGCAGAGATGTGGGGGTGATGGCCGAAGAAGCACCTAATCCGGCCCAACGAGAAAAAGGGGAGCTGGAGACTG aTCTCCTGGATCAAACAGAAAATGAGACCAGCGATGACCATCAAACTTTACCGTCACCACTTGATGTCCAGCCCTTGGACACACGGCCAAAGAGCTCAGATGAGGGATGTCCTCATGATGCATCTGTTCTGTCACATGGTCCCAGAGACGATCCCCATCGTGGTCCCTTACAGGAGGGCATGGATGTCACCGATGCACAACGCTCTGAGGGTTctctggaggacagcaccaggggaaCTGCAGAAGAGACAGCACAGGTTTCCATAGGCTTAATGGAAGGACCAGAAACCTTGAATGTGGTGGACCATGACACTGCTACTGTAAATGAGGTGGGGGGATTAGATATACGTGATTGTTTACAGCAAAGCTGTATGTCGGCTGCAGAAGATGTAGAAGGCGAGAATGGTGGCATGGTATATGACGGCAGCCAGCCACCACAGGCCCTGCAAACTATTGGTGAAGAGCCATCATGCAAAGAATCAGCAGAATGCAATGACACTGGGCAGACACACAAAAAGAGCCTTAAGTATAACAATACAGAGGCTTCTGCGGATGAGACCAAACTAAGTGATCTTGTGGTTGCCGACCCTGGACAATCTAGAGTTGCTGGCGACCATGATGATGAGCACAAAGAACTAACAGATAATGTGTTGGAGGACTCTGGGGATTTTCCTGGTGTCTCCTCAGTGGTGGCAGGAGTGACATCAGATGCTTCTCCACCTACTACCCCTGTTCAGCGAGATGAGGATGTGACCGCAGAGAGTTGGCGCACAAAACGGAAGCACGTGTTTGTCCTGAGCGAGGCAGGAAAGCCGATTTACTCCCGCTATGGCAATGAGGAGGCCCTGTCCTCCACCATGGGAGTAATGATGGCGCTGGTCAGTTTTGTTCAGAGTGGAAATAACGCCATCCGCTCCATCCATTCTG ACAAGCAGAAAGTGGTGTTCCTGCAGCAGGGCCCCTTGGTGTTAGTGTCTGTGTCGCGGGCCCCTCAGTCGGAGGAGCAGCTGAGGAAGGAGCTGCAGTACGTTTATTACCAGATAATCAGCATGCTCACACAGGCAAGTGTGGCTCGGATATTTGAGCGCAAGAAGAATTACGATTTGCGTCGTCTTCTCACCGGCTCTGAAAAGATCCTGGATAGCCTATTGGACTTGCTGGATACTGACCCTGGCTTCCTCCTTGGGGCAGTACAGTGCGTTGCCTTGCCAAGCCCGCTGCGGGACTCCCTGAGCTCCATTCTAACTAAAGCCATCACTCCCAATTTAGTGTTCTCCATCTTAGTGGCAGAGCAGCAGCTTGTGACTGTGGTGCAGGAGCGGGCAGTGATTGAGGATTGCCGTCTGGACCCTGCAGACCTCCAGCTGCTGCTGAACCTCATCGGAGCGTCTTCTGCCTTTCAGGCAGGTGAGATCTGGACTCCTATTTGCCTTCCACGCTTTAACCCCGATGGCTATTTTTATGCTTACATCTCATATTTGGACCCCAACTGCACAGTGTGTTTGGTGCTACTATCCACGGATAAAGAGTCTTTCTACGCCGTGTCTGGCTGTAAGAGAAAGATCCAGGAAGCCATGGAAGCACAGAACTCTCTACAGGCATTGGCTGGGGCCCTCTGCTGCCGCTCATATAGTGCCTCTCTCGTAGGGGTCCCTGAGCTCTTACATTTTGTGTACAAGCCCCTTGACATCCCTGAAACCTACCAACAGCTTCCACAATTTACCAG CCCTGAACCCGACGGCCCATACACCAGTGAGGAGGAAAGACAGCGGCTCTTTGATCTGTACCGGTATCTGCACTGCCGCATCCACAGCTCAGCCAGACCCTTACGGCTCATTTACCACGTGGCAGAAAAGGAGACGCTGCTAGCCTGG GTCACCAGTAAGTTTGAGCTCTACACGGCGTTCAGCTCTTTAGTGACTAAGGTGGGTGCAATAAATGTCATAACCAAGCTGCTCCGCTGGATCAAAAGGGAGGAAGATCGTCTGTTCATACGTTACCCTCCAAAATACTCCACAACCCCTGTCCctgggaaaggggttaaatcaagtCGGACAGATAGGACTGACCCTTCTCAGAATGGCTTCTTCACTGGCCTGTAG
- the LOC143805185 gene encoding uncharacterized protein LOC143805185 isoform X2 — translation MEDHREVRNIAEEHDDPTENIPSIGPLLSCEPFSTKSLQISIDCNSTTSLQISCSVPPTATADCRWSPDVISTFHKLPALNEDIVATLNSLLSLSMPRQPLDVKDFLVDFQDHPDNYKQLRRLAQKLKSLGRKDVVKAMHNEGAILRWLGPVLPEEHLVRDIVPSLWVQLTVKLSLFHPKGYDWKWLANQLSIPSHFLDLWEQQGGLPAENVLKTWQVKVSEATVGRLFDLLIEHREDLAAML, via the exons ATGGAGGATCACAGAGAGGTCAGGAATATAGCAGAGGAACACGATGACCCCACGGAGAATATTCCCTCTATTGGTCCATTACTTTCTTGTGAACCCTTTTCCACTAAAAGTCTGCAGATTTCTATTGATTGTAATTCTACCACAAGTCTGCAGATTTCTTGCTCTGTCCCTCCGACAGCAACGGCAG ATTGTCGCTGGTCTCCGGACGTAATTTCTACCTTTCACAAGCTTCCCGCTTTGAATGAAGACATAGTTGCCACACTTAACTCTTTGCTCAGTTTATCAATG CCAAGACAACCTCTAGACGTGAAGGATTTCTTGGTGGATTTTCAGGATCATCCAGATAATTATAAACAACTGCGGAGACTGGCGCAAAAGCTGAAGTCTCTGGGACGAAAAGACGTGGTCAAGGCCATGCACAACGAGGGAGCCATTCTGCGCTGGCTGG GTCCGGTGTTACCAGAGGAGCATCTTGTAAGAGACATCGTGCCTTCCCTGTGGGTGCAACTTACAGTAAAGCTCAGCCTCTTTCATCCGAAAG GATATGACTGGAAATGGCTCGCAAATCAACTGTCTATCCCTTCTCATTTTCTTGACCTATGGGAGCAACAAGGTGGACTGCCAGCTGAAAACGTCCTGAAGACCTGGCAG GTGAAGGTGAGTGAGGCCACGGTGGGACGACTCTTTGATCTGCTGATTGAGCACCGGGAGGATCTGGCAGCGATGCTATGA
- the LOC143805185 gene encoding uncharacterized protein LOC143805185 isoform X1, with the protein MDYHNPVRCGPVEDDEMEDHREVRNIAEEHDDPTENIPSIGPLLSCEPFSTKSLQISIDCNSTTSLQISCSVPPTATADCRWSPDVISTFHKLPALNEDIVATLNSLLSLSMPRQPLDVKDFLVDFQDHPDNYKQLRRLAQKLKSLGRKDVVKAMHNEGAILRWLGPVLPEEHLVRDIVPSLWVQLTVKLSLFHPKGYDWKWLANQLSIPSHFLDLWEQQGGLPAENVLKTWQVKVSEATVGRLFDLLIEHREDLAAML; encoded by the exons ATGGATTACCACAATCCAG TGAGATGTGGCCCGGTGGAGGATGATGAGATGGAGGATCACAGAGAGGTCAGGAATATAGCAGAGGAACACGATGACCCCACGGAGAATATTCCCTCTATTGGTCCATTACTTTCTTGTGAACCCTTTTCCACTAAAAGTCTGCAGATTTCTATTGATTGTAATTCTACCACAAGTCTGCAGATTTCTTGCTCTGTCCCTCCGACAGCAACGGCAG ATTGTCGCTGGTCTCCGGACGTAATTTCTACCTTTCACAAGCTTCCCGCTTTGAATGAAGACATAGTTGCCACACTTAACTCTTTGCTCAGTTTATCAATG CCAAGACAACCTCTAGACGTGAAGGATTTCTTGGTGGATTTTCAGGATCATCCAGATAATTATAAACAACTGCGGAGACTGGCGCAAAAGCTGAAGTCTCTGGGACGAAAAGACGTGGTCAAGGCCATGCACAACGAGGGAGCCATTCTGCGCTGGCTGG GTCCGGTGTTACCAGAGGAGCATCTTGTAAGAGACATCGTGCCTTCCCTGTGGGTGCAACTTACAGTAAAGCTCAGCCTCTTTCATCCGAAAG GATATGACTGGAAATGGCTCGCAAATCAACTGTCTATCCCTTCTCATTTTCTTGACCTATGGGAGCAACAAGGTGGACTGCCAGCTGAAAACGTCCTGAAGACCTGGCAG GTGAAGGTGAGTGAGGCCACGGTGGGACGACTCTTTGATCTGCTGATTGAGCACCGGGAGGATCTGGCAGCGATGCTATGA
- the LOC143805182 gene encoding vacuolar fusion protein MON1 homolog B-like isoform X3, protein MADLLDQTENETSDDHQTLPSPLDVQPLDTRPKSSDEGCPHDASVLSHGPRDDPHRGPLQEGMDVTDAQRSEGSLEDSTRGTAEETAQVSIGLMEGPETLNVVDHDTATVNEVGGLDIRDCLQQSCMSAAEDVEGENGGMVYDGSQPPQALQTIGEEPSCKESAECNDTGQTHKKSLKYNNTEASADETKLSDLVVADPGQSRVAGDHDDEHKELTDNVLEDSGDFPGVSSVVAGVTSDASPPTTPVQRDEDVTAESWRTKRKHVFVLSEAGKPIYSRYGNEEALSSTMGVMMALVSFVQSGNNAIRSIHSDKQKVVFLQQGPLVLVSVSRAPQSEEQLRKELQYVYYQIISMLTQASVARIFERKKNYDLRRLLTGSEKILDSLLDLLDTDPGFLLGAVQCVALPSPLRDSLSSILTKAITPNLVFSILVAEQQLVTVVQERAVIEDCRLDPADLQLLLNLIGASSAFQAGEIWTPICLPRFNPDGYFYAYISYLDPNCTVCLVLLSTDKESFYAVSGCKRKIQEAMEAQNSLQALAGALCCRSYSASLVGVPELLHFVYKPLDIPETYQQLPQFTSPEPDGPYTSEEERQRLFDLYRYLHCRIHSSARPLRLIYHVAEKETLLAWVTSKFELYTAFSSLVTKVGAINVITKLLRWIKREEDRLFIRYPPKYSTTPVPGKGVKSSRTDRTDPSQNGFFTGL, encoded by the exons aTCTCCTGGATCAAACAGAAAATGAGACCAGCGATGACCATCAAACTTTACCGTCACCACTTGATGTCCAGCCCTTGGACACACGGCCAAAGAGCTCAGATGAGGGATGTCCTCATGATGCATCTGTTCTGTCACATGGTCCCAGAGACGATCCCCATCGTGGTCCCTTACAGGAGGGCATGGATGTCACCGATGCACAACGCTCTGAGGGTTctctggaggacagcaccaggggaaCTGCAGAAGAGACAGCACAGGTTTCCATAGGCTTAATGGAAGGACCAGAAACCTTGAATGTGGTGGACCATGACACTGCTACTGTAAATGAGGTGGGGGGATTAGATATACGTGATTGTTTACAGCAAAGCTGTATGTCGGCTGCAGAAGATGTAGAAGGCGAGAATGGTGGCATGGTATATGACGGCAGCCAGCCACCACAGGCCCTGCAAACTATTGGTGAAGAGCCATCATGCAAAGAATCAGCAGAATGCAATGACACTGGGCAGACACACAAAAAGAGCCTTAAGTATAACAATACAGAGGCTTCTGCGGATGAGACCAAACTAAGTGATCTTGTGGTTGCCGACCCTGGACAATCTAGAGTTGCTGGCGACCATGATGATGAGCACAAAGAACTAACAGATAATGTGTTGGAGGACTCTGGGGATTTTCCTGGTGTCTCCTCAGTGGTGGCAGGAGTGACATCAGATGCTTCTCCACCTACTACCCCTGTTCAGCGAGATGAGGATGTGACCGCAGAGAGTTGGCGCACAAAACGGAAGCACGTGTTTGTCCTGAGCGAGGCAGGAAAGCCGATTTACTCCCGCTATGGCAATGAGGAGGCCCTGTCCTCCACCATGGGAGTAATGATGGCGCTGGTCAGTTTTGTTCAGAGTGGAAATAACGCCATCCGCTCCATCCATTCTG ACAAGCAGAAAGTGGTGTTCCTGCAGCAGGGCCCCTTGGTGTTAGTGTCTGTGTCGCGGGCCCCTCAGTCGGAGGAGCAGCTGAGGAAGGAGCTGCAGTACGTTTATTACCAGATAATCAGCATGCTCACACAGGCAAGTGTGGCTCGGATATTTGAGCGCAAGAAGAATTACGATTTGCGTCGTCTTCTCACCGGCTCTGAAAAGATCCTGGATAGCCTATTGGACTTGCTGGATACTGACCCTGGCTTCCTCCTTGGGGCAGTACAGTGCGTTGCCTTGCCAAGCCCGCTGCGGGACTCCCTGAGCTCCATTCTAACTAAAGCCATCACTCCCAATTTAGTGTTCTCCATCTTAGTGGCAGAGCAGCAGCTTGTGACTGTGGTGCAGGAGCGGGCAGTGATTGAGGATTGCCGTCTGGACCCTGCAGACCTCCAGCTGCTGCTGAACCTCATCGGAGCGTCTTCTGCCTTTCAGGCAGGTGAGATCTGGACTCCTATTTGCCTTCCACGCTTTAACCCCGATGGCTATTTTTATGCTTACATCTCATATTTGGACCCCAACTGCACAGTGTGTTTGGTGCTACTATCCACGGATAAAGAGTCTTTCTACGCCGTGTCTGGCTGTAAGAGAAAGATCCAGGAAGCCATGGAAGCACAGAACTCTCTACAGGCATTGGCTGGGGCCCTCTGCTGCCGCTCATATAGTGCCTCTCTCGTAGGGGTCCCTGAGCTCTTACATTTTGTGTACAAGCCCCTTGACATCCCTGAAACCTACCAACAGCTTCCACAATTTACCAG CCCTGAACCCGACGGCCCATACACCAGTGAGGAGGAAAGACAGCGGCTCTTTGATCTGTACCGGTATCTGCACTGCCGCATCCACAGCTCAGCCAGACCCTTACGGCTCATTTACCACGTGGCAGAAAAGGAGACGCTGCTAGCCTGG GTCACCAGTAAGTTTGAGCTCTACACGGCGTTCAGCTCTTTAGTGACTAAGGTGGGTGCAATAAATGTCATAACCAAGCTGCTCCGCTGGATCAAAAGGGAGGAAGATCGTCTGTTCATACGTTACCCTCCAAAATACTCCACAACCCCTGTCCctgggaaaggggttaaatcaagtCGGACAGATAGGACTGACCCTTCTCAGAATGGCTTCTTCACTGGCCTGTAG